In Deinococcus maricopensis DSM 21211, the sequence CGCAGGAAGGCGCGCGCGTCGTCATCGCGGACCTGCACGGCGACCAGGCGCAGGCCGCGGCCGAGCAGCTGCGCGCCCACGGCGCCGCCGACGCGCTCGGCCTCCCCTGCGACGTCTCCGACGAGGCGCAGGTGCAGGCCTGCGTCGCCCAGGCCACCCAGCACTTCGGCACGCTCGACGTGGTCGTGAACAACGCCGGCCTCATGACCTTCAAGGCCATTACCGACCTCACCGGCGACGACTGGCGCCGCGTGCTCGGCGTGGACCTCATCGGCACGTTCTTCTTCATCCGCGAGGCGTTCCGGGCCATGCCGTCCGGCGGGCGCATCGTGAACGTCTCCAGCATCCACGCGGTCGAGACGTCCCCGCTCGTCGCGCCGTACGCCGCCGCGAAAGCCGCCGTGGTGTCCCTCACGCGCT encodes:
- a CDS encoding SDR family NAD(P)-dependent oxidoreductase, encoding MTTPATPHRFQDQVVIVTGAASGIGLATATRFAQEGARVVIADLHGDQAQAAAEQLRAHGAADALGLPCDVSDEAQVQACVAQATQHFGTLDVVVNNAGLMTFKAITDLTGDDWRRVLGVDLIGTFFFIREAFRAMPSGGRIVNVSSIHAVETSPLVAPYAAAKAAVVSLTRSAAIEGRQRGIRVNAVLPGAVNTPMLWDNPNVKSGVEKIDRSLVGEPEDLAAAIAFLASPEARFVQGAALVVDGGRIDIL